Below is a genomic region from Leptospira brenneri.
ACTCGACTTGATTCAAAAAAATAGCATCCAAACATAAGATTGTTTCTTCAAAACCTTGGTATTCAAAGTTAACGAAGATTATCCTATCATTTGAGTTTTGTATCAAGTTTATTTTCGTTGCTCCCAAATTAATTTTGCTGCTCTTCTTAATTCTTCGAATTTCTGTCTTTCGAGAAATGGATTTGGATTATTAAGATTATGATTTCTTTCTTTTGGACTCATTGTGTGAGTAACCATTTTCTTCCTACGCACTTTTACAATTTCATTGGGAGCACGGAGTGGGGCAGCCAAATGAATCAATCGATTTTGACACTCATTGATTTTCCTTTTGAGATCTGCAGGATTTAAAGTCTCGTAGATAGCTTTTTCTTTTTGTTTGGTTTTCTTATCTATTTCCTTTGATTCGATCAGTCTTTGATAAGGAGTTTTGGGATAATCATATTTCCGGATTACCTTTGCCCCTTTTCTATGTTTTTCCAACAAGATCATAATGGGTTGGAAGCAATTTACATACAAATTGAGATTATGATAAAGTTCTCTTAGAATTTCAGCATGTTCAGGTTTATCATATCGCAAGTAACCCGTATTCCTTCTTACGATTGTGTAATTTTTTTGCTCAATATGTGGATTATCATTTTTCTTATAAGCTCTTCCTCTGGTGAATTCAAGTTGATACTTTTCTTTAAACGCAACAATAGTTTCATTTATGAACTCTGCGCCATTATCCGAATGAAATCCCTTCAGTGGGAAAGGAAACGAAGATTTCATTTTTATAAATGCTTTTAGCATTTGAAATTGTGTTTTATCTCTAACGAGGGTACATGTTGTCCATCCAGTAGAGACATCTGTTGCATTCAAT
It encodes:
- a CDS encoding integrase catalytic domain-containing protein; this translates as MELTLDERQAIIKILSRKYSLSSKKQKSYLVDELVYLSGFNRTYATRVLRQYANNPQRPKSVKRSGRTTMYGDDVKKALEKIWVIMDYICGKRLAPFLPEIISKLESFKEIEFSLSVKEKLMRISASSIDRLLKDAKRKLGRKGSSTTRHGKYYLIDQIPIKTFAEWDHTVPGFVQVDLVAHNGGHTYGGFLSTLNATDVSTGWTTCTLVRDKTQFQMLKAFIKMKSSFPFPLKGFHSDNGAEFINETIVAFKEKYQLEFTRGRAYKKNDNPHIEQKNYTIVRRNTGYLRYDKPEHAEILRELYHNLNLYVNCFQPIMILLEKHRKGAKVIRKYDYPKTPYQRLIESKEIDKKTKQKEKAIYETLNPADLKRKINECQNRLIHLAAPLRAPNEIVKVRRKKMVTHTMSPKERNHNLNNPNPFLERQKFEELRRAAKLIWEQRK